In Macrobrachium nipponense isolate FS-2020 chromosome 30, ASM1510439v2, whole genome shotgun sequence, a genomic segment contains:
- the LOC135202025 gene encoding alpha-(1,3)-fucosyltransferase C-like, translated as MSKAKKFFVFLFVCIVCGLTLHLLPRINHNILTQPSSHFAGPLLNASFPDTVPGPSALFRDETFAPVMELFRKKAMGKLVPQLTRFRSGSVPRALLWSRPFMGKGYWDAAFSQVRKEECPLPCEIVYDVKEKNTTDAILIFLRGAKDSQTVTAGLSPRDPRQPWVMLNFESPALANSVHGTRYEKYDGLFNRTMFYRRDSDVVFSHGFVISKEDAHFLPRSWVIPPLTEAANYARKLAVAFISNCRAASRRLQYVRRVQKYAQVDVYGRCGNLSCSGSMYVEHMYNTTTDPCLKVAGEGYLFYFAFENNFCSEYVTEKVYNLMHYPIVPVVLGSANYSSVLPPNSYINANEYSPKELAERLLYLKDNPQEYEQYFEWKKYYQPSTVGGVRIMCDLCSRLHDPEFYEHKVYEDFHDWFVGKSRCMAGMELRR; from the exons ATGAGCAAAGCTAAgaagttctttgttttcttattcgTATGTATAGTGTGTGGACTGACTCTTCATCTTTTGCCTCGCATAAATCATAACATTTTGACTCAGCCCTCGAGTCATTTTGCTGGACCTCTACTTAATG cttcttTCCCAGACACTGTCCCGGGCCCATCAGCTCTATTTCGAGATGAAACATTCGCGCCAGTGATGGAGCTCTTTCGAAAGAAAGCTATGGGAAAGCTCGTCCCGCAGTTAACAAG ATTCAGGTCGGGCTCTGTGCCCCGGGCATTGCTGTGGTCACGTCCCTTCATGGGGAAAGGGTATTGGGACGCCGCCTTCTCCCAAGTCAGGAAAGAGGAATGCCCTCTGCCCTGTGAAATCGTCTACGACGTCAAAGAG AAGAATACCACGGACGCCATCCTCATCTTCCTGAGAGGCGCGAAGGATTCCCAGACAGTCACGGCGGGCCTGTCTCCCCGCGACCCCCGGCAACCTTGGGTCATGTTGAACTTCGAATCGCCGGCTCTTGCGAACAGCGTGCACGGAACCCGATACGAGAAATACGACGGCCTCTTCAACCGCACGATGTTTTACCGCCGGGACTCAGATGTCGTGTTCAGCCATGGCTTCGTTATCTCCAAGGAGGACGCGCACTTCCTCCCCAGGTCGTGGGTCATCCCTCCGCTGACGGAAGCGGCGAATTACGCGAGAAAGTTGGCTGTGGCGTTCATATCCAACTGCAGAGCTGCGTCGAGGCGTCTGCAGTACGTCAGGAGAGTTCAGAAGTACGCCCAGGTCGACGTCTACGGACGATGCGGGAATCTGTCGTGCAGTGGATCCATGTACGTCGAGCACATGTACAACACGACGACGGACCCGTGTCTGAAGGTCGCCGGCGAAGGTTACCTCTTCTACTTCGCCTTCGAGAACAACTTCTGCAGCGAATACGTCACGGAGAAGGTCTACAATCTGATGCACTATCCCATCGTTCCCGTGGTTCTAGGTTCGGCGAATTACTCGTCGGTCCTACCTCCGAATTCGTACATCAACGCCAACGAATATTCGCCGAAGGAGCTGGCGGAGAGATTGCTTTACTTGAAGGATAATCCTcag GAATACGAGCAATACTTCGAGTGGAAGAAGTATTATCAGCCTTCAACGGTCGGTGGAGTGAGAATCATGTGCGACTTGTGTTCTCGATTACACGACCCGGAATTTTACGAGCACAAAGTATACGAAGACTTCCACGATTGGTTCGTCGGGAAGTCTCGCTGTATGGCTGGGATGGAGCTACGCCGATGA